The following nucleotide sequence is from Acidovorax radicis.
CGAGCGTGCCGAACCCGCCAGGGAAGGTCACCAGGGCCTTGGCGCGCATCATGAAGTGCATCTTGCGCAGCGCAAAGTAATGGAACTTGAAGCTCAGCGAGGGCGAGATGAAGCGGTTGCCGCTTTGCTCGTGTGGCAGGCCGATGTTGAGGCCCACGTTCAGTGCGCCCGCCTCGTGGGCCCCCCGGTTGGCGGCCTCCATGATGCCGGGGCCGCCGCCTGTGCAGATGTAGATGCGGTCGGCAGGGCGCTGGCGCTCGCTGTAGGTGGCCACGAGGCCTGCGAATTGGCGCGCCAGGTCGTAATAGCGGGCGTTGCGCACGGCCTGGCGGGCGCGCTGCAGCTGTTCTGCATCGCCGCTGGCCTCGGCTTCGCTCAGCCGGGCTGCGGCCTCGTCGGGCGCCACAAAGCGGGCGCTGCCATACACCACCACCGTGTTCTCGATGCCTTGCTCGGCCTGGCCCAGGTCGGGTTTGAGCATCTCCAGCTGAAAGCGGATGCCCCGCGTTTCACGCCGGAACAGGAACTCGGGGTCGGCAAAGGCCAGCCGGTAAGCGTCGGCGTGCAGGGGGTTGTCGTTGTTGGCGTGGGCGTGCAGTTCGGCCCAGGCATCGGCCAGGCGGCGTTCGTTGAGTTGGGTGTTGGCTTCCATGGGGATTCCGGGCGCCGCGGCGCGAGGCCGGACGATGAATAAGAGGATGTGGCCGCGTCGCTCTTTGGCGGGCAGTCAGGTGGGGCCAAATTTTATGCCAAATCACTTGATTGCGATTGATGGATATGCGTTGCAAGCTATAAAAATCAT
It contains:
- a CDS encoding TIGR00730 family Rossman fold protein, producing the protein MEANTQLNERRLADAWAELHAHANNDNPLHADAYRLAFADPEFLFRRETRGIRFQLEMLKPDLGQAEQGIENTVVVYGSARFVAPDEAAARLSEAEASGDAEQLQRARQAVRNARYYDLARQFAGLVATYSERQRPADRIYICTGGGPGIMEAANRGAHEAGALNVGLNIGLPHEQSGNRFISPSLSFKFHYFALRKMHFMMRAKALVTFPGGFGTLDELFEVLTLVQTGKAKPVPIVLFGVDYWKRLINFDVMVEEGTIAAKDLQLFHTTDDPQEAWDFIRTFYKL